Proteins encoded by one window of Vitis riparia cultivar Riparia Gloire de Montpellier isolate 1030 chromosome 11, EGFV_Vit.rip_1.0, whole genome shotgun sequence:
- the LOC117925357 gene encoding probable disease resistance protein At4g27220 — protein MDIVTFILEVGEKLWGTVTHQIGYLVHYKKNVENLNAKVEALEALRKDNQESVRAAEMNGEAIKAQVQIWLKGADAAIVEVEKVIDDFKLNKRCLWGCCPDCTSRYKLSRKAVKDAVTIGELQDKGKFERVSLQIRKPLEIESMISTGDFEAFESTQQAMNEVMKALRDDNVNVIGVYGMGGVGKTTMVEQVSVQARRDELFDHVVKAVVSQNINLKMIQGQIADMLAVKLDDESEAGRAGHLKERIMRGRRILIFLDDLWGRIELAKIGVPSGRDLEACKSKIILTTRLENVCHAMESQAKVPLHILSEQDSWRLFRKKAGNAADSPNFHDVAWRVVKKCRGLPIALVVVARALGDKDLEEWKEAARQLEMSNPTKDDHDHTVFRCIKFSYDYLKYEDAKRCFLNCCLFPEDTNINIEDLVKYGIGQGLFQNANTVEEARAAASSLLKHLKACSLLLNGDQEGCVKMHDVVRDTAISIASAGDELAFLVHSGAALKKWPRRDSYEAYTAISLMSNEIQELPDGLVCPKLQTLLLQNNIDIGEIPDAFFERMESLRVLDVNGADISSLPSSLGLLLNLRTLCLDGCESTDLSILGELRKLEILSLRESCIEELPEEIGKLVSLRMLDLTMSGDLKTIRSNLLSSLSQLEEIYLQGSFGDWGKPIEGKDQETNAGFDELTRLPCLNTLKVDIPDAGCIPQTVVSNPNWVKFNICMSEDLFVRLMDVHLSKIMAARSRALILNTTINTLPDWFNSVVTEKTEKLFYMIDSDLHDIISEYDQGRLNGLKSLLVESCYGIVQLMNTDIRVSNRPVFDNLEELRVHNMDSLKVICIGELPPGSLRKLKFFQVEQCDKLVGPLLQPNLLQRLENLEVLDVSGNSLEDIFRSEGLGKEQILLRKLKEMKLDKLPHLKNIWNGPAQLAVFNKLKILTVIACKKLRNLFVITVSRCLLQLEELWIEDCGGLEVIIGEDEGEASSSNMSHNSRVKEIVEKQKEEAMEKNILPQLKNLSLQNLPLLTGFYPGFASIQCPSLEQLHVQDCPLFRASTAEFHSRKQVQVNNEQHFLLLQKRLWEIRQFS, from the exons ATGGATATTGTGACTTTCATTTTGGAGGTTGGAGAGAAGCTGTGGGGAACGGTTACTCATCAGATAGGCTATCTGGTCCACTATAAGAAGAATGTGGAGAATCTCAATGCTAAAGTAGAAGCACTAGAGGCCTTAAGGAAAGATAACCAAGAATCTGTGCGAGCAGCTGAAATGAATGGAGAAGCAATCAAAGCTCAGGTGCAGATATGGCTGAAAGGGGCCGATGCAGCTATAGTGGAGGTGGAGAAAGTGATAGATGATTTTAAATTGAACAAGAGATGCTTGTGGGGGTGTTGTCCTGATTGCACATCGCGGTACAAGCTAAGCAGGAAAGCAGTGAAAGATGCAGTCACCATTGGTGAACTTCAAGataaaggaaaatttgaaagggTCTCGCTCCAAATTAGGAAGCCCTTGGAGATTGAGTCCATGATCTCCACGGGAGATTTTGAGGCCTTCGAATCAACACAACAGGCAATGAATGAGGTCATGAAGGCACTAAGGGATGATAACGTTAATGTCATCGGGGTCTATGGAATGGGGGGCGTGGGCAAAACAACCATGGTGGAACAAGTAAGCGTGCAGGCCCGTAGAGATGAACTGTTTGATCATGTGGTCAAGGCTGTTGTTTCGCAAAACATCAACCTGAAGATGATTCAAGGTCAAATTGCAGATATGTTGGCAGTGAAGCTAGATGATGAGAGTGAGGCCGGAAGGGCAGGCCATTTGAAGGAAAGGATAATGAGAGGAAGGAGGATCCTCATATTCTTAGATGATCTCTGGGGGAGAATAGAGTTAGCAAAAATAGGAGTTCCTAGTGGCAGGGACCTTGAAGCTTGCAAATCGAAAATCATACTGACCACAAGGCTGGAGAATGTGTGCCATGCCATGGAAAGCCAGGCAAAAGTCCCTCTTCATATCCTCTCTGAGCAAGATTCTTGGAGGTTGTTTAGGAAGAAAGCAGGAAATGCGGCCGATTCCCCTAATTTCCATGATGTAGCATGGAGGGTTGTCAAAAAATGTCGGGGTCTCCCAATTGCTCTAGTAGTAGTTGCAAGAGCACTGGGAGACAAGGATCTGGAAGAATGGAAAGAGGCTGCTCGACAACTTGAAATGTCGAATCCTACAAAAGATGATCATGACCACACGGTTTTCAGATGTATAAAGTTTAGCTATGATTACTTGAAATATGAAGACGCCAAACGGTGCTTTTTGAATTGTTGCCTGTTCCCAGAGGACACCAATATCAACATCGAAGACTTGGTGAAGTATGGGATCGGGCAAGGGTTGTTTCAAAATGCTAATACAGTGGAAGAAGCAAGGGCTGCAGCAAGTTCGCTCCTCAAACATCTTAAAGCTTGCAGTTTGCTGTTAAACGGCGATCAAGAGGGGTGCGTGAAAATGCATGATGTTGTCCGGGACACTGCCATATCAATTGCTTCAGCTGGAGATGAACTTGCCTTTCTTGTGCACTCTGGTGCTGCCTTAAAGAAGTGGCCAAGGAGGGATAGCTATGAGGCCTACACAGCCATCTCACTCATGTCCAATGAAATCCAGGAGCTCCCTGATGGCCTAGTATGCCCGAAACTCCAGACACTGTTATTGCAGAATAACATTGACATTGGAGAGATTCCTGATGCCTTTTTTGAAAGGATGGAATCTCTAAGGGTCTTGGATGTGAACGGTGCGGATATCTCATCACTTCCCTCGTCACTTGGGCTTCTGCTGAACCTTAGGACGCTTTGTTTAGATGGATGCGAGTCAACAGACCTATCGATACTTGGAGAGTTGAGAAAACTTGAGATTCTCAGCCTCAGAGAATCCTGCATTGAGGAGTTGCCGGAAGAAATCGGAAAATTAGTCAGCCTAAGGATGTTGGATCTCACCATGAGTGGAGACCTCAAAACAATTCGAAGTAACTTGTTATCAAGCTTGTCCCAGTTAGAAGAAATCTACCTGCAGGGTAGTTTTGGAGACTGGGGGAAGCCGATTGAAGGGAAGGACCAAGAAACAAATGCGGGGTTCGATGAGTTGACACGCTTACCTTGCTTGAACACTTTGAAGGTGGACATACCTGATGCTGGATGCATTCCACAAACTGTTGTATCCAATCCAAACTGGGTAAAATTCAACATATGCATGAGCGAGGACTTATTCGTCCGGCTCATGGATGTGCATTTGTCAAAAATCATGGCTGCTCGTTCAAGAGCCTTGATTCTCAACACAACCATCAATACCTTGCCAGATTGGTTTAACAGCGTGGTGACCGAGAAAACGGAGAAACTGTTCTACATGATTGACAGTGATTTACATGACATTATTTCAGAGTATGATCAAGGCAGGCTAAATGGCCTCAAGTCCCTCCTTGTTGAGAGTTGCTATGGGATAGTGCAGCTCATGAATACGGACATACGTGTTTCAAATAGACCGGTTTTTGATAACCTAGAAGAGCTGCGTGTCCACAATATGGATTCCTTGAAAGTGATATGCATTGGTGAACTACCACCCGGTTCATTGCGGAAACTTAAGTTTTTTCAGGTGGAACAGTGTGATAAGTTGGTTGGTCCGCTGCTGCAGCCTAATTTGTTGCAAAGACTAGAGAATCTGGAAGTTCTTGATGTGAGTGGGAACAGTTTGGAAGATATCTTTAGGTCTGAAGGGCTCGGGAAAGAACAAATCTTGTTGAGAAAATtgaaggaaatgaagttagATAAGCTGCCTCATCTGAAGAACATATGGAATGGTCCTGCTCAACTTGCAGTCTTCAACAAGCTCAAGATTTTAACAGTGATTGCGTGCAAGAAATTAAGAAATCTCTTTGTCATCACAGTGTCTCGATGTCTTCTGCAACTTGAAGAGTTATGGATTGAGGATTGCGGTGGTTTAGAGGTAATAATTGGAGAAGATGAGGGAGAAGCATCCAGCAGTAACATGTCCCATAACTCAAGAGTGAAGGAGATTGTTGAAAAACAGAAGGAAGAAGCAATGGAGAAGAACATCTTACCGCAATTGAAGAATTTATCTCTGCAAAATCTTCCACTGCTCACAGGCTTCTACCCCGGATTTGCAAGTATTCAATGCCCATCCTTGGAACAACTGCACGTGCAGGATTGCCCGCTTTTTAGAGCTTCCACAGCTGAATTTCACAGCAGAAAGCAAGTCCAAGTAAATAACGAGCAGCATTTTCTTCTCCTCCAAAAAAG GCTTTGGGAGATCAGACAATTTTCGTAA
- the LOC117924871 gene encoding probable disease resistance protein At4g27220 encodes MDIVTFIWGVGTKLWGPVTHQIGYLVHYKKNLENLKAEVEALEALRKDNQESVRAAEMNGEEIKAQVQIWLKGADAAIVEVEKVIDDFKLNKRCLWGCCPDCTSRYKLSRKAVKDAVTIGELQDKGKFDRVSLQIRKPLEIESMISTGDFEAFESTQQAMNEVMKALRDDNVNVIGVYGMGGVGKTTMVEQVSVQARRDELFDHVVKAVVSQNINLKMIQGQIADMLAVKLDDETEAGRAGHLKERIMRGRRILIFLDDLWGRIELAKIGVPSGRDLEACKSKIILTTRLENVCHAMESQAKVPLHILSEQDSWRLFRKKAGNAVDSPDFHDVAWRVVKECGGLPIALVVVARALGDKDLEEWKEAARQLEMSNPTKDDHDHTVFRCIKFSYDYLKHEDAKRCFLNCCLFPEDTNINIEDLVKYGIGQGLFQNANTVEEARAAASSLLKHLKACSLLLNSDQEGCVKMHDVVRDTAISIASAGGELAFLVHSGAALKKWPRRDSYEAYTAISLMSNEIQDLPDGLVCPKLQTLLLQNNIDIQEIPDGFFVRMESLRVLDVNGADISSLPSSLGLLLNLRTLCLDGCKSTDISILGELRKLEILSLRESCIEELPEEIGKLVSLRMLDLTMSSDLKRIRSNLLLSLSQLEEIYLQGSFGDWGKPIEGMDQETNAGFDELTRLPYLNTLKVDITDAGCIPQTVVSNPNWVKFNICMSEELFVRLMDVHLSKIMAARSRALILNTTFNTLPDWFNSVVTEKTEKLFYIHGSGLHNIISEYDQGRLNGLKSLLVQSCYGIVQLMNTDIHVLNRPVFDNLEELRVHNMDYLKVICVGELPPGSLRKLKFFQVEQCDELVGALLQPNLLQRLENLEVLDVSGNSLVEIFRSEGLGKEQILLRKLREMKLDKLPQLKNIWNGPAELAIFNKLKILTVIACKKLRNLFAITVSRCLLQLEELWIEDCGGLEVIIGEDEGEASSNMSHKSRVKEIIEKQKEEAMEKIILPQLKNLSLQNLPLLTGFYSGFASIQCPSLEQLHTQDCPLFRATTDEFHSRKQVQVNNEQHFLLLRKRLWELRQFS; translated from the exons ATGGATATTGTGACTTTCATTTGGGGTGTTGGAACGAAGCTGTGGGGGCCGGTTACTCATCAGATAGGCTATCTGGTCCACTATAAGAAGAATTTGGAGAATCTCAAAGCTGAAGTAGAAGCACTAGAGGCCTTAAGGAAAGATAACCAAGAATCTGTGCGAGCAGCTGAAATGAATGGAGAAGAAATCAAAGCTCAGGTGCAGATATGGCTGAAAGGGGCTGATGCAGCTATAGTGGAGGTGGAGAAAGTGATAGATGATTTTAAATTGAACAAGAGATGCTTGTGGGGGTGTTGTCCTGATTGCACATCGCGGTACAAGCTAAGCAGGAAAGCAGTGAAAGATGCAGTCACCATTGGTGAACTTCAAGATAAAGGAAAATTTGACAGGGTCTCGCTCCAAATTAGGAAGCCCTTGGAGATTGAGTCCATGATCTCCACGGGAGATTTTGAGGCCTTCGAATCAACTCAACAGGCAATGAATGAGGTCATGAAGGCACTAAGGGATGATAACGTTAATGTCATCGGGGTCTATGGAATGGGGGGCGTGGGCAAAACAACCATGGTGGAACAAGTAAGCGTGCAGGCCCGTAGAGATGAACTGTTTGATCATGTGGTCAAGGCTGTTGTTTCGCAAAACATCAACCTGAAGATGATTCAAGGTCAAATTGCAGATATGTTGGCAGTGAAGCTAGACGATGAGACTGAGGCCGGAAGGGCAGGCCATTTGAAGGAAAGGATAATGAGAGGAAGGAGGATCCTCATATTCTTGGATGATCTCTGGGGGAGAATAGAGTTAGCAAAAATAGGAGTTCCTAGTGGCAGGGACCTTGAAGCTTGCAAATCGAAAATCATACTGACCACAAGGCTGGAGAATGTGTGCCATGCCATGGAAAGCCAAGCAAAAGTCCCTCTTCATATCCTCTCTGAGCAGGATTCTTGGAGGTTGTTTAGGAAGAAAGCAGGAAATGCGGTGGATTCCCCTGATTTCCATGACGTAGCATGGAGGGTTGTCAAAGAATGTGGGGGTCTCCCAATTGCTCTAGTAGTAGTTGCAAGAGCACTGGGGGACAAGGACCTGGAAGAATGGAAAGAGGCTGCTCGACAACTTGAAATGTCGAATCCTACAAAAGATGATCATGATCACACGGTTTTCAGATGTATAAAGTTTAGCTATGATTACTTGAAACATGAAGACGCCAAGCGGTGCTTTTTGAATTGTTGCCTGTTCCCGGAGGACACCAATATCAACATCGAAGACTTGGTGAAGTATGGGATCGGGCAAGGGTTGTTTCAAAATGCTAATACAGTGGAAGAAGCAAGGGCTGCAGCAAGTTCCCTCCTCAAACATCTTAAAGCTTGCAGTTTGCTGTTAAACAGCGATCAAGAGGGGTGCGTGAAAATGCATGATGTTGTCCGGGACACCGCCATATCAATTGCTTCAGCTGGAGGTGAACTTGCCTTTCTTGTGCACTCTGGTGCTGCCTTAAAGAAGTGGCCAAGGAGGGACAGCTATGAGGCCTACACAGCCATCTCACTCATGTCCAATGAAATCCAGGATCTCCCTGATGGCCTAGTATGCCCGAAACTCCAGACACTGTTGTTGCAGAATAACATTGACATTCAAGAGATTCCTGATGGCTTTTTTGTAAGGATGGAATCTCTAAGGGTCTTGGATGTGAACGGTGCGGATATCTCATCACTACCCTCGTCACTTGGGCTTCTGCTGAACCTTAGGACGCTTTGTTTAGATGGATGCAAGTCAACAGACATATCGATACTTGGAGAGTTGAGAAAACTTGAGATTCTCAGCCTCAGAGAATCCTGTATTGAGGAGTTGCCCgaagaaataggaaaattaGTCAGCCTAAGGATGTTGGATCTCACCATGAGTAGCGACCTCAAAAGAATTCGAAGTAACTTGTTATTAAGCTTGTCCCAGTTAGAAGAAATCTACCTGCAGGGTAGTTTTGGAGACTGGGGGAAGCCGATTGAAGGGATGGACCAAGAAACAAATGCGGGGTTCGATGAGTTGACACGGTTGCCTTACTTAAACACTTTGAAGGTGGACATAACAGATGCTGGATGCATTCCACAAACTGTTGTATCCAATCCAAACTGGGTAAAATTCAACATATGCATGAGCGAGGAGTTATTCGTGCGGCTCATGGATGTGCATTTGTCAAAAATCATGGCTGCTCGTTCAAGAGCCTTGATTCTCAACACAACCTTCAACACCTTGCCAGATTGGTTTAACAGCGTGGTGACTGAGAAAACCGAGAAACTGTTCTACATACATGGCAGTGGTTTACATAACATTATTTCAGAGTATGATCAAGGCAGGCTAAATGGCCTCAAGTCTCTCCTTGTTCAGAGTTGCTATGGGATAGTGCAGCTCATGAATACGGACATCCATGTTTTAAATAGACCGGTTTTTGACAACCTAGAAGAGCTGCGTGTCCACAATATGGATTACTTGAAAGTGATATGCGTTGGTGAACTACCACCCGGTTCATTGCGGAAACTGAAGTTTTTTCAGGTGGAACAGTGTGATGAGTTGGTTGGTGCGCTGCTGCAGCCAAATTTGTTGCAAAGACTAGAGAATCTGGAAGTTCTTGATGTGAGTGGGAATAGTTTGGTAGAAATCTTTAGGTCTGAAGGGCTTGGGAAAGAACAAATCTTGTTGAGAAAATTGAGGGAAATGAAGTTAGATAAGCTGCCTCAGCTGAAGAACATTTGGAATGGTCCTGCTGAACTAGCAATCTTCAACAAGCTCAAGATTTTAACTGTGATTGCGTGCAAGAAATTAAGAAATCTCTTTGCCATCACTGTGTCTCGATGTCTTCTGCAACTTGAAGAGTTATGGATCGAGGATTGTGGTGGTTTAGAGGTAATAATTGGAGAAGATGAGGGAGAAGCATCCAGTAACATGTCCCATAAATCAAGAGTGAAGGAGATTATTGAAAAACAGAAGGAAGAAGCAATGGAGAAGATCATCTTACCGCAATTGAAGAATTTATCTCTGCAAAATCTTCCACTGCTCACAGGCTTCTACTCCGGATTTGCAAGTATTCAATGCCCATCCTTGGAACAACTGCACACGCAGGATTGCCCGCTTTTTAGAGCTACCACAGATGAATTTCACAGCAGAAAGCAAGTCCAAGTAAATAACGAGCAGCATTTTCTCCTCCTCCGCAAAAG GCTTTGGGAGCTGAGACAATTTTCGTAA
- the LOC117925638 gene encoding accelerated cell death 11-like — translation MAARDRPLTKIADAFIELAESLNSPNPRLEVSQFARACRLVSPLIGFLGIAFKFAEIEFSAKVDNLMEASRYVSTLDAMIDREIGLNCVKSSNSNSRNLVRVKRSIDMLKVICEQILAKRGNSIMGPVSTAYQQVFAPYHGWAIRTAVSASLPTLPTKARLMKKLNENEATVNAQMQNFVVTSAPIIQYIENLFHSRVSGDEILGLI, via the exons ATGGCAGCAAGAGATAGACCCCTCACAAAAATTGCAGATGCCTTCATAGAGCTTGCGGAATCTCTGAATTCTCCTAATCCCCGGCTTGAGGTCAGCCAGTTTGCTCGTGCCTGCCGCCTTGTCTCCCCTCTCATCGGTTTCCTGGGCATTGCTTTCAAGTTCGCCGAGATAGAATTCTCTGCTAAG GTTGATAATCTCATGGAAGCATCAAGGTATGTTAGTACACTAGATGCTATGATTGATCGTGAAATTGGGTTGAATTGTGTAAAGAGCTCGAATAGTAATTCAAGAAACCTTGTTCGAGTAAAGCGTTCAATTGACATGCTCAAGGTGATCTGCGAACAAATTTTAGCCAAAAG AGGAAACTCCATCATGGGTCCAGTTTCCACAGCATATCAACAGGTTTTTGCTCCCTACCATGGCTGGGCTATCAGAACAGCAGTTTCTGCTTCATTACCGACTCTTCCTACAAAGGCAAGGCTCATGAAGAAACTGAATGAAAATG AGGCAACAGTGAATGCTCAAATGCAAAATTTTGTTGTTACATCAGCTCCAATCATACAATACATCGAAAATTTATTCCATTCAAGGGTGTCGGGTGATGAGATACTTGGATTAATTTGA
- the LOC117925356 gene encoding putative disease resistance protein At3g15700, with product MEIVTFILEVVDKLWEPVGNQIGYLVHYKKNVENLNAEVETLEALRKDNRESVRAAEVNGEEIKADVRTWLERADAAIDEVERVNDDFKLNKRCLWGCFPGWISRYRLSKRAVKDKVTIGELQDQGKFERVSLQVRKPLEIESVISTGDFEAFESTQQAMNEVMRALRDDKVNIIGVYGMAGVGKTTMVEQVSVQARRDGLFDHVVKAVVSQNINLKMIQGQIADMLAVKLEDESEAGRAGHLRERIMKGRRILIILDDLWGRIELTKIGVPSGRDLEACKSKIILTTRLETVCHAMESQAKVPLHTLSDQDSWTLFKKKAGNVVDWPDFHDVAWKVVKKCGGLPSALVVVARALGDKDLEEWKEAARQLEMSNPTKDDMIARFLGI from the coding sequence ATGGAGATCGTGACTTTCATTTTGGAGGTTGTAGACAAGCTGTGGGAGCCGGTTGGTAATCAGATAGGCTATCTGGTCCACTATAAGAAGAATGTGGAGAATCTCAATGCTGAAGTAGAAACACTAGAGGCCTTAAGGAAAGATAACCGAGAATCTGTGCGGGCAGCTGAAGTGAATGGTGAGGAAATCAAAGCTGACGTTCGTACATGGCTAGAAAGGGCTGATGCAGCTATAGACGAGGTAGAGAGAGTGAACGATGATTTTAAATTGAACAAGAGATGCTTGTGGGGGTGTTTTCCTGGTTGGATATCACGGTACAGGCTAAGCAAGAGAGCAGTGAAAGATAAGGTCACCATTGGTGAGCTTCAAGAtcaaggaaaatttgaaagggTCTCTCTCCAAGTTAGGAAGCCCTTGGAGATTGAGTCCGTGATCTCCACCGGAGATTTTGAGGCCTTCGAATCAACGCAACAGGCAATGAATGAGGTCATGCGGGCGCTAAGGGACGATAAAGTTAATATCATCGGAGTCTATGGAATGGCGGGTGTGGGCAAAACAACCATGGTGGAACAAGTAAGCGTGCAGGCCCGTAGAGATGGACTGTTTGATCACGTGGTCAAGGCTGTTGTTTCGCAAAACATCAACCTGAAGATGATTCAAGGCCAAATTGCAGATATGTTGGCAGTGAAGCTAGAGGATGAGAGTGAGGCTGGAAGGGCAGGCCATTTGAGGGAAAGGATAATGAAAGGGAGGAGGATCCTCATTATTTTGGATGATCTCTGGGGAAGAATAGAACTAACAAAAATAGGAGTTCCTAGTGGCAGGGACCTTGAAGCTTGCAAATCGAAAATCATACTGACCACAAGGCTGGAGACTGTGTGCCATGCCATGGAAAGCCAAGCAAAAGTCCCTCTTCATACCCTCTCTGACCAGGATTCTTGGACGTTGTTTAAGAAGAAAGCAGGAAATGTGGTGGATTGGCCGGATTTCCATGATGTAGCATGGAAGGTTGTAAAAAAATGTGGGGGTCTCCCAAGTGCTCTCGTAGTAGTTGCAAGAGCACTGGGGGACAAGGACCTGGAAGAATGGAAAGAAGCTGCTCGACAACTAGAAATGTCCAATCCTACAAAAGATGATATGATCGCAAGATTTTTAGGTATATAA